Proteins from a single region of Lepus europaeus isolate LE1 chromosome 4, mLepTim1.pri, whole genome shotgun sequence:
- the LOC133758227 gene encoding lymphocyte antigen 6E-like yields MRPLLVLLLLTALCTALARALHCHVCCGHENCESLVECAVTDKYCLITRATNPGGMLVMKSCAPTCPNSTVSPDGRALSVTCCQNSQCNRSAASGLAAGPGALWASASAGLLWLLLQAACWPGEQQQLPGLVAKLRTQPGTTRSPLDGPCPSVPISSLHTVPHRAPTLRAPCKGAEGLGHGSACCSSAWSLRRTTAEDAGAGELS; encoded by the exons ATGAGGcccctgctggtgctgctgctcctgACCGCCCTGTGCACTGCCCTGG CCCGGGCCCTGCACTGCCACGTGTGCTGTGGCCACGAGAACTGCGAGTCTCTAGTGGAGTGTGCGGTGACCGACAAGTACTGCCTGATCACGCGGGCCA CCAACCCAGGCGGCATGCTGGTTATGAAGTCCTGCGCCCCGACCTGCCCCAACAGCACCGTGTCCCCCGACGGCCGCGCCCTCTCCGTCACCTGCTGCCAGAACAGCCAGTGCAACCGCAGCGCAGCCTCAGGCCTGGCCGCCGGCCCCGGGGCCCTCTGGGCCAGCGCCTCCGCCGgcctgctgtggctgctgctccAGGCCGCGTG CTGGCCAGGTGAGCAGCAGCAGCTTCCCGGCCTCGTGGCCAAGCTGCGCACGCAGCCCGGCACCACCAGGAGCCCCCTGGATGGCCCTTGCCCTTCTGTTCCCATCAGCAGCCTCCACACAGTG CCTCACAGGGCCCCGACCCTGCGTGCCCCATGCAAGGGAGCAGAGGGCCTGGGCCACGGGAGCGCCTGCTGCTCCTCCGCCTGGAGCCTTCGGAGAACCACAGCGGAGGACGCGGGCGCAGGGGAGCTGAGCTAG